The Anoxybacillus amylolyticus DNA segment GGATAACTCCACTCACCTCAGCTACACTCGCTCACTCTCATCTCCGCTATTCTCATCTCATTTGCTCTCTAACTAACTCTCTATACTTCCGTTTTGCTTTTTCCTATCATATTACCATTCTCTTTTTTTGTCAACGATAAATCCGGTCGAAGCTGAACCGCATCGCGTAAATAGACGTGGTCGACGTCCCGTTGCGCTCGGTTCGTTTCGACGGTCATCATGACGCGAATGCATCGTGGCAAAGCGCCCGGTACCGGAATTTCCCGCATGCACATCACCGGCACGTACGTCCAGCCTTCAATGCGGCGAATGGCTTGGGCAGGAAAAGCTGCCGTCAAGTCTTCTGTCACTGAAATAAGGACGGACGCCACATCGTCGGCTTCGATGCCGTTTTGGCGAATCATTTCGCGCAACAGTTCTTCCGTCGCCGACACAATTTCGTCCGCCTCGTTGTCAGAGACGGTCGTCGCACCACGAATCCCTCTAATCATCTCACTTTCCCTCACTTTGTGAAAATTCCTCTAGCCATGCGACTAGCTGTTTATCCGTCACTGTTTCTACTTGTACATGCCCAATTTCTCGTAATAGCACCATGCGAATGTTTCCCGCTTGCGCTTTTTTATCTCCTTTCATTTTTTGCACGATCCGCTCGATCGAAAGCTCCGTTGGAAGCGCAACGGGGAAGCCAAATGATTGAAACCAGCTTGTCAATCGTTCGTCGGCAAACGAGACATGATATACGCGCTCGCTGACAAAAACCGCAAACAACATGCCAAGCGCGACCGCATCGCCATGCGTCATCATCCCGTATCCTAGTTCACTTTCGAGCGCATGGCCAAGCGTATGCCCAAAATTTAAATGGGCGCGCACGCCTGTTTCTTTTTCGTCTTCTCGTACGATGCGTGCCTTCACTTCAATTCCTTTACGAATACAATATTTTAAGTTTTCCCCTTTTATATCTTCTAAACAATGAATCGTTTCTTTCAACCATGTATAAAAAGAGCGGTCGCCAATGAGTGCATGTTTCACCACTTCTGCAAACCCGGAACGCAATTCACGCTCTGGGAGCGATTGTAAAAAACGGGTATCGTAAATGACCGCTTCTGGTTGATGAAACGCGCCGATCATATTTTTTCCAAGCGGATGGTTAATCGCTACTTTCCCGCCAACGGCGCTATCATGAGCAAGCAGCGTCGTCGGAAGTTGTACGTAAGCGATGCCACGCATAAACGTTGCTGCTACAAAGCCAGCTAAATCGCCGACAACGCCGCCCCCAAACGCGAGAATGACCGACGTCCGGTCAAGTCCGTAAGCGAGCGCCGCTGTTTGGCATGCATAATAGTTTTCAAACGACTTCGCTCCTTCCCCGCTTGGAATGATATGCGTATACACACTGTAATCGTGATGTAAGAGACTGACTAGCTCTGATAAATACAATGTTTCTAACGTTCCATCGGTAATAATAAGCACTTTTGTTCCACGAGCAAAGCCTAATGTCTTCAATAATTCAGGTAATCGTTCGCTTATTCCTTCGCCTAAAAAAAGCGGGTATTGTTTGGTGGAGGTTTGGATGGTCATTTGTTCCATCGTTAAAACTCCTTTGTATATCGGTGCATTTGTTGAATATTTTCTTTAATCAAATCCATTCGATCTTGCCCGAACTGTTCGACAATCGCTGACGCAATTTCCCACGCGACGACCGCTTCGGCTACGACGCTTGCGGCTGGAACGGCACAGCTGTCGGAACGTTCAATGCTTGCAGCAAACGGCTCTTTCGTATCGATATCGACGCTAGCAAGCGGTTTGTAGAGCGTCGGAATCGGCTTCATCACCCCGCGCACGACAATTGGCATGCCGGTCGTCATCCCACCTTCAAATCCGCCCGCACGGTTCGTGCGACGGCGAAATCCTTCTGTTTCGTTCCAAATAATTTCATCGTGCACTTGGCTACCTGGAAGACGTGCGGCTTCAAAGCCGATGCCAAATTCAACCCCTTTAAAGGCGTTAATGCTGACAATCGCTGCGGCAATTTTCGCATCGAGCTTCCGGTCGTAGTGGACGTAGCTTCCCAATCCAGCTGGTACGCCTTCGACAATGACTTCGACAATGCCGCCGATGGAATCCCCATTTTCTTTCGCTTTATCAATCGCCTCCATCATTTTTCCTGCCGCTTCTTCATCAAAGCAGCGCACCGGTGACTGTTCGGTTACGTCTTTTAGCTGTTCAAGCGATTCGTACGATACGTTCGTTGCTCGCACCCCGCCGATTTCAAGCACGTGGCTAGCGACGTGAATGCCAAGCTCTGCTAAAATGCGCTTCGCCACCGCGCCTGCGGCAACGCGCATCGTCGTTTCGCGGGCGGAAGAACGCTCAAGCACGTTGCGCATGTCGCGATGCCCGTATTTCATCGCCCCGTTTAAATCAGCATGCCCCGGGCGCGGGCGCGTCACTTTGCGCTTCACTTCTTCCTCTTCCGTCGGCTCAATCGCCATAATGTTCGTCCAATGTTTCCAGTCGCGGTTTTCGACAACGAGCGTAATTGGCGACCCGAGCGTATATCCGTGGCGTACCCCACTTAAAATGCGCACTTCGTCTTTTTCAATTTGCATTCTTCTGCCACGTCCATACCCTTTTTGCCGACGCTGAAGCTCGATATCAATATGCTCTTTCAAAAGCGAAAGCCCTGCTGGAACTCCTTCTAAAATCGCGGTTAGCTGCGGACCGTGGGATTCCCCTGCTGTTAAGTACCTCATCTTTTTCTCCCCCTTCAACTCTTTAACGCGTTTATGTAACAATATATCATAAATTGAAAAAATGAA contains these protein-coding regions:
- the aroH gene encoding chorismate mutase, which encodes MIRGIRGATTVSDNEADEIVSATEELLREMIRQNGIEADDVASVLISVTEDLTAAFPAQAIRRIEGWTYVPVMCMREIPVPGALPRCIRVMMTVETNRAQRDVDHVYLRDAVQLRPDLSLTKKENGNMIGKSKTEV
- the aroB gene encoding 3-dehydroquinate synthase, which gives rise to MEQMTIQTSTKQYPLFLGEGISERLPELLKTLGFARGTKVLIITDGTLETLYLSELVSLLHHDYSVYTHIIPSGEGAKSFENYYACQTAALAYGLDRTSVILAFGGGVVGDLAGFVAATFMRGIAYVQLPTTLLAHDSAVGGKVAINHPLGKNMIGAFHQPEAVIYDTRFLQSLPERELRSGFAEVVKHALIGDRSFYTWLKETIHCLEDIKGENLKYCIRKGIEVKARIVREDEKETGVRAHLNFGHTLGHALESELGYGMMTHGDAVALGMLFAVFVSERVYHVSFADERLTSWFQSFGFPVALPTELSIERIVQKMKGDKKAQAGNIRMVLLREIGHVQVETVTDKQLVAWLEEFSQSEGK
- the aroC gene encoding chorismate synthase produces the protein MRYLTAGESHGPQLTAILEGVPAGLSLLKEHIDIELQRRQKGYGRGRRMQIEKDEVRILSGVRHGYTLGSPITLVVENRDWKHWTNIMAIEPTEEEEVKRKVTRPRPGHADLNGAMKYGHRDMRNVLERSSARETTMRVAAGAVAKRILAELGIHVASHVLEIGGVRATNVSYESLEQLKDVTEQSPVRCFDEEAAGKMMEAIDKAKENGDSIGGIVEVIVEGVPAGLGSYVHYDRKLDAKIAAAIVSINAFKGVEFGIGFEAARLPGSQVHDEIIWNETEGFRRRTNRAGGFEGGMTTGMPIVVRGVMKPIPTLYKPLASVDIDTKEPFAASIERSDSCAVPAASVVAEAVVAWEIASAIVEQFGQDRMDLIKENIQQMHRYTKEF